GTAGATATGCATGAATGCATAGCATTTTGGGTTGATGAGATGCATAGCTCATCATCGTTTCTTCAGTAGTGCAAATTCCATGTTTATCTGGGATACTTCATCTCCTTTTTTGCTGCTGGTAGCTGTAAATGGAGAGCGCAGTAATACGTTATCAAGTTCAGCGTACTGAATTAGATTCTCAGGAATATGACATTGCATATACCGCTCACGTATTTGTACTTTGAAAGCGGTAGAATAACTATTAATATTTCCAAATTGTTACGAGCAATGGTAAGAGGGCCATGCCGGATGGGCGTGGCCCTTGTCTGTGCCGAAGAGGGAGGCTGTCTTTATGGAGGTTATCGACCGTCTGCTTGAGTACGTAGCGGTCAAGACGCCGAGCGACGAGGACAACGACTCCGCATGTCCCAGCAGCAAGGAGCAGTTCGAGCTTGCGAATCTGCTGGCGGAGGAGCTGCGCGAGCTGGGCGTCAAGGACGTCGTGGTGAGCGAGAAGTGCTTTGTATACGCGAAGGTGCCCGCGACCGTCGGCTGCGAGGGCACGCGCAAGCTGGGGCTCATCGCGCACATGGACACCGTGTCGCAGTTCTGCGACGGGAAGATCACGCCGGTGCTGCATGAGGACTACGACGGGTGCGACCTCGCACTGGGTACGAGCGGCCGCACGCTTTCCGTGAGGGACTTCCCGCGCCTGGCGGAGCTCAAAGGTCGCACGCTGCTCACGAGCGACGGCACCACGATTCTGGGCGTGGACGACAAGGCGGGCATAGCGGAGATCATGGGTGCGCTCGAGCGCGTGCTTAGCGACGGCACGCCGCATGGCGAGCTTCGCATTGCGTTCACCCCGGACGAGGAGATCGGCACCGGCGCTGGCAACTTCGACGTGGAGTACTTCGACGCGGACGTCGCCTACACCATGGACGGAGACGCCGAGGGCGAGATCCAGTACCAGAACTTCAACGCGTGCGAGGCGGACTTCGAGGTCAGGGGCGTGAGTGTGCACCCGGGTTCTGCAAAGGGAATCATGGTGAACGCCATGCAGGTGTGCTGCGACATCAACAACATGCTCCCGACGCTGGAGGCTCCGCGCTACACGGAGGGCTACGAGGGCTTCTACCACCTGCTCGAGATTCACGGTGACGAGTCTGCCGGCGGCATGTCCTACATCGTGCGCGACTTTGACGCGGCGTCGTTCGAGTGCCGCAAGCAGACGCTCGGGCACATCGCGAAGGTCATGAACGAGCGCTGGGGCGAGGGCACCGTGACGCTTCGCATCAAGGACGAGTACCAGAACATGGAAAGCGTGATCGAGGGCTGCATGTTCGCCATCGACAACGCAAAGCTCGCGTGCGAGCGCGCCGGCGTCGTGCCCAAGGTCACGCCCATCCGCGGCGGCACCGACGGCTGCCAGCTGTCGTTCCGTGGGCTGCCGTGCCCGAACCTGGGTACCGGCGGCGACGGCTACCACGGGCCATACGAGCACGCGACGGTCGAGGGCATCAACGCGGCGACTGACGTCGTGGTGGAACTGATCAAGGTCTACGCCGGGGCCTAGGCGAGAAGATCTTCTCGCCTGGCGCTTTGTCAACAACGTGAAAGGAAGTCAATCGTGGCAGAGGAAATCGCCGCCGATACGGCGGCAGCAAAGCCGGGGAAGAGGCACAAGCTGCACTTCCCGACGGCCATCACCGTGCTGTATATCGTCATGCTGTTTGCGGCGGCGCTCACCTACATCGTGCCCGCCGGCGAGTACTCCAAGCTCACGTACGACGCGAGCCAGGACAAGTTCGTGGTGACGAAGCCGGACGAGAGCACGAAGCTCATGCCGCCCACGCAGAAGACCCTCGACAAGCTGGGCGTCTCCGGCAAGCTCGAGAACTTCAGGAACGGCTCGATATCGAAGCCCATCGCCATCCCTGGCACGTACGAGCGCGTGACGCAGGCGCCACAGGGCGTGGCCGAGTTTCTGCTCGCGCCGATCCAGGGCGTGTACGACACGATCGACATCATCCTGTTCGTGTTCCTGCTTGGCGGATGCATCGGCGTGCTCAACTACATGGGCGCCTTGAACTCCGCCGTCGCCGCGCTGTCGCGCATCACGCACGGCCGCGAGTACCTGCTCATCATTATACTTTCTCTTTTGATGGTTATCGGCGGCACCACGTTTGGCCTGGGCGAGGAGACCATCGCCCTGTATCCCATCCTCATGCCGGTGTTCATCGCGGCCGGCTACGACGCCATGACGTGCATCGCCGTCATCTTCGTGGGCGCGTCCGTTGGTACCATGTACTCCACCATCAACCCGTTTGCCACGGGCGTCGCCACCAAGGCGGCCGGCATCGCCATGTCCGACGGCATGAGCTGGCGTTTCGTCGCGCTCGTCGTCGGCACGGTCATGGCGGTTGCGTACATCATGGTGTACGCGCACCGGGTGCGCCTGGACCCCTCCAAGTCCGTCTGCTACGACATGAAGGAGAAGATCGAGAAGCGCTGGGGGCAGCAGGGCGACCAGATCGAGTTCACCTGGCACATGAAGCTCTCGCTCGCGGCTTTTGGCCTCGCGTTCGTGGTGCTGGTGTACGGCATCGTCGCGTACCAGTGGTGGTTCGACTACATGACGGCCGTGTTCCTGGCATGCTCCATCGTCCTCGCGTTCACCTCCGGGCTCGAGGAGGAGGTGTTCTTCGACAAGTACATTGGCGGTTGTGGCGACCTCATGAGCGTCGCGCTCGTCGTGGGCGTTGCGCGTGCGGTCAACATCCTGCTGGAGAACGGCCTCATCTCCGACACCATCCTGCACTTCTTCTCGGGCACCGTCACGGGCATGGGGCCGGTCCTCTTCATCCTCGTGATGCTCGTGGTCTACATCATCCTGGGCTTCTTCATCAACTCGTCCTCCGGCCTCGCCGTGCTGTCGATCCCCATCATGGCGCCGCTCGGCGACGCCGTGGGCGTCTCGCGCGCCGCGGTTATCGCCGCGTACAACTACGGTCAGGGCCTCATCTCGTACATCACGCCCACCGGTCTGATCCTGGCGTCGCTCGCGATGGTGGACGTCCCGTTCAGCCGCTGGCTCAAGTTCGTCAACCCGCTGCTGATCGCCACGATCGCGCTGAACGCGCTGCTTCTGGTGGCGCAGGTGCTCATAGGGTAGGGAAGCGGCACATACGCAAAGGTACTGGGGCGGGTCCGTCGCATCGGCGCGGGTCCGCCCCTTGCGTGTACGGGGTCATGCGCCGCGGACGTGGGCCACCGTCCGCTCCTGCGGCTAGTGGCCGGCCACGCTCGGGATGTCCTGCAGCTCAAAGCGGTAGCGCTGCTTCGCATTGGGGTACTTCTCGCGGTCCACGGCAGAAAGAAACAGCTTCTTCGGTCGCGCCCACAGCGAGCCGTCGCCGTACAGCTTGCGATAGATCACAAGCTCCTCGCCGGTCTCGGAGTGGCGCGCCACGTCCTCCACCAGGTAGTAGTCACCCTTGAAATGCCGGTACACGCCCCCGCGGCGAATCTCGCGGACGCCGCCTTGCTCCGCGGAGCGGGCGCCGGGCGAGAAGGGCGCAGCCGCGGCGCAGGCGGCCGCGGCGGAACCTCCGGGGGTGGCACCGGCCTTGGCCATGTCCTTCTCCGCCTGCCCAGCGAGCAGCCTCTTCACGAGCTTTTTCGCCGCGGGCTTGCACTTGCCGCATTTGCTGCCGGCACCCGTTGCCTTGCGCACCTGCTTGAGGCTGGTGGCGCCGTCGGCTATCGCCTTGCGGATGTCTTCCTCGGTCACGTGCCTGCACGGGCAGACGTACTTCGAGCCGGCCATGCACCCTCCTGTCAACGCGCGTTTTCGCACCATGGTACGCGACTTTCGCGCGCGAGGGGAGCCCGTGAGG
This sequence is a window from Parafannyhessea umbonata. Protein-coding genes within it:
- the pepT gene encoding peptidase T: MEVIDRLLEYVAVKTPSDEDNDSACPSSKEQFELANLLAEELRELGVKDVVVSEKCFVYAKVPATVGCEGTRKLGLIAHMDTVSQFCDGKITPVLHEDYDGCDLALGTSGRTLSVRDFPRLAELKGRTLLTSDGTTILGVDDKAGIAEIMGALERVLSDGTPHGELRIAFTPDEEIGTGAGNFDVEYFDADVAYTMDGDAEGEIQYQNFNACEADFEVRGVSVHPGSAKGIMVNAMQVCCDINNMLPTLEAPRYTEGYEGFYHLLEIHGDESAGGMSYIVRDFDAASFECRKQTLGHIAKVMNERWGEGTVTLRIKDEYQNMESVIEGCMFAIDNAKLACERAGVVPKVTPIRGGTDGCQLSFRGLPCPNLGTGGDGYHGPYEHATVEGINAATDVVVELIKVYAGA
- a CDS encoding YfcC family protein, with protein sequence MAEEIAADTAAAKPGKRHKLHFPTAITVLYIVMLFAAALTYIVPAGEYSKLTYDASQDKFVVTKPDESTKLMPPTQKTLDKLGVSGKLENFRNGSISKPIAIPGTYERVTQAPQGVAEFLLAPIQGVYDTIDIILFVFLLGGCIGVLNYMGALNSAVAALSRITHGREYLLIIILSLLMVIGGTTFGLGEETIALYPILMPVFIAAGYDAMTCIAVIFVGASVGTMYSTINPFATGVATKAAGIAMSDGMSWRFVALVVGTVMAVAYIMVYAHRVRLDPSKSVCYDMKEKIEKRWGQQGDQIEFTWHMKLSLAAFGLAFVVLVYGIVAYQWWFDYMTAVFLACSIVLAFTSGLEEEVFFDKYIGGCGDLMSVALVVGVARAVNILLENGLISDTILHFFSGTVTGMGPVLFILVMLVVYIILGFFINSSSGLAVLSIPIMAPLGDAVGVSRAAVIAAYNYGQGLISYITPTGLILASLAMVDVPFSRWLKFVNPLLIATIALNALLLVAQVLIG
- a CDS encoding DUF1653 domain-containing protein yields the protein MAGSKYVCPCRHVTEEDIRKAIADGATSLKQVRKATGAGSKCGKCKPAAKKLVKRLLAGQAEKDMAKAGATPGGSAAAACAAAAPFSPGARSAEQGGVREIRRGGVYRHFKGDYYLVEDVARHSETGEELVIYRKLYGDGSLWARPKKLFLSAVDREKYPNAKQRYRFELQDIPSVAGH